The genomic DNA ATCCAGCCGGGCCAGAAAGTGGGCCTGGTTGGGCGGTCCGGTGCTGGCAAGTCCACGCTGGTCAATCTGCTGTTGCGCTTCTACGATCTGGAGAAGGGCCGCATTCTGATCGACGGGCAGGACATTTCCAAAGTCACGCAGGATTCGCTTCGCGCCAATATCGGCATGGTGACGCAGGATACCTCGCTTCTGCATCGTTCGGTTCGTGAGAACATCATGTATGGGCGGCCGGATGCCACCGAAGAAATGCTCCAGCAGGCCATTCGTCTGGCGCAGGCCGACCAGTTCATTCCGCTGCTGACCGATCCGAAGGGACGGCAGGGGCTGGATGCGCATGTTGGTGAACGCGGTGTCAAGCTTTCCGGCGGACAGCGCCAGCGCATCGCCATTGCGCGTGTGATGCTGAAGGATGCGCCGATCCTCATTCTGGACGAGGCGACCTCGGCGCTCGATTCGGAAGTCGAAGCAGCCATTCAGGATAGTCTCAACACCTTGATGGAAGGCAAGACCGTGATTGCCATCGCGCACCGCCTTTCCACCATTGCGGCACTTGATCGTCTGGTGGTGATGGACAAGGGGCGCATCGTCGAAGATGGCACGCATGAGGAACTTGTGGCGCTCGGCGGCATTTATGCAAGTCTATGGGCCCGCCAGTCCGGCGGTTTCCTCGGCTTCGATGAAAATCCCGAGGATGCGCTGGCACAATAAGGACAGAAGCCATTGATGAAAGCGGTTTACAGCCTGTTCGAACGTTGGGTCGATCCCTTTCGTGAACCGGACCGGCTGAGACCGCCTTCAACGACGCTCGGCTTTCTGTGGCATTATGCGAGGCAAGCGAAATGGCCGCTCGCCGTTTCGCTTGCGGTTGGCGGATTGCTGCCGCTGGTCGAGGCGGGCCTGTTCTATTTCACAGGCAGGCTGGTCGATATTCTCGATCAGGCGGGGAAGGGTGGCGTCGAACGAAGCTGGTCGGCGCTTTTGCAGGCGGCAGGGCCAGAGCTTCTGTTCATGGGCATAACCGTCCTTGTAATCCGCCTCGTCGTGACGGCGATCAACACGCTGCTGGAAGACCAGACCTTGTCGCCGGGTTTCTACAATATGATCCGCTGGCAGGCGAACTCCTATGTTCTCCGCCAGTCCTATGCCTTCTTCCAGAATGATTTTGCCGGGCGCATTGCCACCAAGGTCTGGCAGGCGGGGCAGGCGGCAGGCGATCTCATTGAAAGTCTCATTCAGGTCGTCTGGTTCATGGCGATCTACAGCATCACCACGCTGTTTCTGGTCGGTCGGCTCGACTGGCGGCTGGCAGTGGCGGTAGTCCTTTGGATCATTGCCTTCGGCTTCATCGCCTGGCGCTATCTGCCACGCATCCGCAAGCACGCCGAGGCTTCTGCCGAGGCGGGATCGATGATCAACGGGCGTATTGTCGACAGCTATTCCAATATTCAGACGATCAAGCTCAATACCGCCGATGACGATGAGCGCTATCTGCGTGACGGTTTCGAGCGGTATCTCGGCGCAATTCTTCCGTTCATGCGTTCACTCACCGGCGTTCGTGTTTCGCTCACCGCACTTTCCGGCCTGATGATCGTGACGGTTGCGGCGATTGCCATCGATTTGTGGACGCGCAATGCCATCACGGTCGGGCAGGTGTCGTTCACACTTGGCCTCGTGCTGCGCCTCAATATGCTCCTTGGCCGTCTCATGATGCAGCTCAATGGCATGCTGCGCCAGCTCGGACTGATCGAGAATTCCATGCGGCTGGTTTCTGCTCCGCTTGGTCTTGAGGATAGGCCCGGTGCCAAACCCTTGCAGGTGACAAAGGCGCGTATCGATGTTCAGGACGTCACGTTCCACTACGGCAAGGCGGCGGGCGTTCTCGACAATATCAACCTCACTGTGCGCGGTGGTGAACGCGTCGGTCTCGTCGGGCATTCCGGGGCGGGCAAGTCTACCCTCGTAAATCTCATCCTGCGCCTCTACGATGTCGAGAAAGGCGCGATCCTCGTGGACGGGCAGGACATTCGCGACGTCACCCAAACCTCGCTGCGTCGGGCGGTCGCGGTCGTCAGTCAGGAAACTGCATTGCTGCACAGGTCGCTGCGCGACAACATCATGCTGGCGCGCGACGATGCGACCGACGATGAACTGCTGCAGGCAGCACGTCAGGCCGAAGCCGATGGGTTCATTGCCAGTCTGGAGGATTTCCAGGGGCGGCGGTCGTTCGATGCCTTTGTGGGCGAGCGCGGCGTCAAGCTTTCCGGCGGGCAGCGCCAGCGCATTGCTATCGCTCGCGCTATTTTGAAGGACGCACCAATCCTCATCCTCGATGAGGCGACTTCCGCACTCGATTCGGAGGTCGAAGCTTCGATTCAGGAGAATTTGAAACGTCTTATGGATGGCAAGACGGTAATTGCGATTGCTCACCGCCTTTCCACCATCGCAGCGCTCGATCGTCTCGTTGTGATGGATCAAGGCCGCATCGTGGAGGAGGGAACGCATGACGAACTTATCGCCTGCGGTGGCATCTATGCGGGACTTTGGGCCCGCCAGTCGGGCGGTTTCATAGGGAGGAACGGAGAAAGCTGAAAGCTTTCCACTGTCTGTAATGCGTTATCGCTTTGCTGTGCATTCCCTGAATTGAGCAAGCAAATCCGCCTGCGACATCGTGCCGTCATAAGGGGTTGGTGTCTGGACAAGCGATTTTTACGCGCATAAACCGGATAGTGAAATGGAGGGAATTTCGTCCTGTGAGCACTTGCAGGACTACTTTTGCGCAAGTGCAAAAGAGGACGAGGGGAGAGTTCAATTGAACATGCAGGTTGAAAAGGAATTGGCACGTGAGCGCACACGACACGGCTGAGCCGACACGGCGTGATTTTTTGTATATTGCGACGGGAATGGCCGGTGTCGTCGGAGTTGGCGGACTGGCCTGGCCGTTTATCGACCAGATGCGTCCGGACGCTTCGACACTCGCGGCTGCGTCCATCGAGGTTGATGTTTCGTCCCTGACGGAAGGAGCATCACTAACTGTCAAATGGCGTGGTAAGCCGGTTTTCATTCGTAACCGCTCCGCCAAGGAAATCGAGGATGCCAAGACAACCGCTCTTGGTGATCTCAAGGATCAGAACGCACGCAACGCCAACCTCGCAGCGGATGCGCAGGCGACCGATGTCGCCCGCTCGGCAGGCGAGGGCAAGGAAAACTGGCTGGTGATGATCGGCGTGTGTACCCATCTGGGTTGCGTGCCGCTCGGTGAATCCGGTTCTTTCGGTGGCTGGTTCTGCCCATGCCATGGCTCGACCTATGACACTGCCGGACGTATCCGCAGTGGTCCGGCTCCGGAGAACATGCACATTCCGCAATATGCGTTCGCTTCCGATACGGTCATCAGGATCGGCTAACAGGTCTTGGGGAGAGAAGACATGAGTGGTGGACACTCCACATACACGCCGAAGACCGGCATCGAAAAATGGGTGGACGAACGGCTTCCCTTGCCACGTCTCGTCTATGATTCCTTCGTGGCCTATCCGACGCCGCGTAACCTGAACTACATGTACACTTTTGGTGGCATTTTGAGCTTCATGCTCATTTCGCAGATCCTGACCGGCGTTGTGCTGGCCATGCATTATGCTGCCGATACGGGCATTGCGTTCAATTCCGTCGAGAAGATCATGCGTGACGTCAACTCCGGTTGGCTGCTGCGCTACATGCACTCCAACGGTGCATCCTTCTTCTTCATTGCCGTCTATCTCCATATCGCTCGCGGTCTCTATTACGGTTCCTACAAGGCGCCGCGCGAGCTTCTGTGGATTCTGGGCGTGGTGATCTTCCTTCTCATGATGGCTACCGCCTTCATGGGCTACGTGCTGCCATGGGGCCAGATGTCCTTCTGGGGTGCGACGGTTATCACCGGCTTCTTCACGGCTTTTCCGATCATCGGCGAACCGATCCAGCAGCTTCTGCTGGGCGGCTTTGCGGTCGACAATCCAACGCTCAACCGCTTTTTCTCGCTGCACTATCTGCTGCCGTTCATGATTGCCGGTGTCGTCATCCTGCACGTCTGGGCGCTGCATGTGACGGGTCAGACCAATCCGACCGGCATTGAAGTCAAGTCCAAGACCGACACGCTGCCGTTCACGCCTTATGCGACCATCAAGGACGCTTTCGGCGCGCTCGTCTTCTTCGTGTTCTTTGCCTACTTCGTCTTCTACATGCCGAACTTCCTCGGTCATCCGGATAACTATATCCCGGCCGATTCTCTGAAGACACCTGCTCACATCGTTCCGGAATGGTACTTCCTGCCGTTCTACGCGATGCTGCGCGCCATCACCTTCAACATCGGCCCGATCGACTCGAAGCTCGGCGGCGTTCTGACCATGTTCGGTTCGATCGCAATCCTCTTCGTCGTGCCGTGGCTCGATACGTCGAAGGTTCGTTCGGCTGTCTATCGTCCGTGGTTCAAGCTGTTCTTCTGGCTGTTCGTGATCAACGCCATCTTCCTCGGCTGGCTGGGTTCGCGTCCTGCGGAAGGTTCCTACGTCTTCATGGCGCAGCTCGGTACGCTCTACTACTTTGCTTTCTTCATCATCATCATGCCGGTCATCGGCCTGATCGAAACGCCGAAGCGTTTGCCGAACTCGATCACCGAGGCGGTTCTGGAGAAGAGCGGCAAGGCCGGGGTTACCCCCGTGGAAATCCCTGTTGAAACTCGGGGCTGAACCAGCGAGAGAGATGAAGGACGTAACAATGAAAAACATCCTCAAGAATTTCGCTGCCTTCGGTATTGCTCCGCTGGTCGCGCTTGGTATCGCCCTGGGTGGTGCCTCGGCTGAGGAAGGCGGCAATGCCGCGGAGCCGGAACATTTCCCGATCCACCATCCCAAGCAGGAAAAGTGGAGCTTTGCCGGTCCGTTCGGAACCTATGACAAGGGACAGCTTCAGCGTGGCCTGAAGGTCTACAAGGAAGTTTGTTCGGCCTGTCATTCGATGAATCTGGTGGCGTTCCGCACGCTGGAAGGTCTCGGCTACTCACCGGAGCAGGTCAAGGCATTTGCCGCTGAATATGAAGTGCAGGACGGGCCGAATGCGGATGGCGAAATGTTCACCCGCAAGGCGATCCCGACTGATCACTTCCCGGCGCCATTTCCGAACGCGAACGCAGCTGCGGCCGCGAACAACGGGGCAGCTCCTCCGGACTTCTCGCTGATCGCGAAGGCTCGTGGTGTTGAACGCGGCTTCCCGACCTTCATCTTCGACATATTCACGCAATATGCCGAAGCAGGTCCGGACTACATCCATTCACTGCTGACCGGCTATGATGAACAGCCACCAGCGGGGATGCATATTCCGGAAGGGACGCATTTCAACCCATACTTCATCGCCGGCAAATCGCTGGCCATGGCAAAGCCGCTGAGCGACGACCAAGTCACCTATGACGATGGTTCGCCGCAAACGGTGGATCAGTATGCACGCGACGTTTCGGCATTCCTGATGTGGGCTGCAGAGCCGCATCTGGAAGATCGCAAGCGGACCGGTTTCCGGGTCATCATATTCCTGATCCTTTTTGCCGGTCTGGTTTATGTCGCCAAGCGTTCGATCTGGTCGGATGTTAAACACTGACAATAGATCAACCTGAATTAAAAGATGGGCGCAGTGGGCGCCCATTTTTTTTGTGCTGGAACTGGAAGATCAGCCTTGCCACAATTAGACCATGAAAATGACCGTGCGTCGCCGCAATGTTCTTGGCAGAAATGGGCGGTTTCTTTTGCAATTTGCCCGTTTGAGGGTGTAAAGGTCCTTGGTCCCAACTTTGCCTTGATTAACTTGACCGGCCCGCAGGCCGCCTGAAAGGATGGAAAATGGAATCCGGATTTAAAGCCAGCTTGAAGGATGCGATCCGCACCATTCCGGACTATCCCAAGCCGGGCGTCCAATTCCGTGACGTGACGACGCTTATGGGCGATGCGCAGGCATTCCGTCGTTCCGTCGATGAGCTGGTCTATCCCTATGCAGGCAACAAGGTCGACAAGGTAGCGGGCATCGAAGCACGTGGCTTTATTCTCGGCGGCGCAATCGCGCATCAGCTTTCGGCTGGTTTCGTACCGATCCGCAAGAAGGGCAAGCTGCCGCGCGATACAGTGCGCATTGCCTACAGCCTTGAATATGGCATCGATGAAATGGAGATGCATCGCGACGCGATTGAGAAGGGCGAACGGATCATTCTGGTGGACGATCTGATCGCCACGGGCGGAACGGCGGAAGCGGCAGCGAAGCTTCTGCTTCAGATGGGCGCAGAGATCGTCGCAGCCTGCTTCATCATCGACCTGCCGGATCTCGGCGGACGCAAGAAGCTGGAAGCTCTTGGCGTGCCGGTCCGCACGCTCGTGGCCTTTGAAGGCGACTGAGAATACGAAAAAGCCCGGACATTGCTCCGGGCTTTGTTATTTCAGGCATCAGCCTTGGGCGGCAGTTTCACCATCGCCGCATTGTCGAAGGACAGCACCTCTTCGCCATTCTGGTTATGGGCGCTCGTCGTCATAGTCAGCATCGACCAGCCGGGGCGGGAGGCGAGCGGCCTTATGGCGTGGACCAGGCGCTTGTAGGTGATCGTATCTCCGGCATAGACGGGCTTCGACCATTTCAAGTTTTCAAAGCCGGGTGAGGGGCCGAATGTCGGCGGCGTCTCGCCGCGTTTCAGAGCTTCCTTCGTTGCCTTGACGATGGAAGCGACATTGAGCTTCATGAACACTGCAGTGGTGTGCCAGCCGGAAGCGCAAAGTCCGCCGAAGACACTCTTCTTTGCCGCTTCGCTGTCCAGATGGAACGGCTGCGGATCATATTTCCTGGCGAAATCGATGATTTCCTCGGCAGTAAACGTATAGCTGCCGATGGCGAGGTTCTGCCCGAGATTTTCTTCCAGGAAACTCATGACGCCCCTCCTGCCGTCGCATCGTGATCGCGGCGCAGCATCATGCATGGATGCTGCATTTCGCACACGCTCTCACCACGCTGATTGAACAGTTCATGGTGGAACGTCACCAACCCGATGGCCGGGCGCGATTTGGAAATGCGCTTGTCCTTGATGGTCGTCACACCATTCAGCGTATCGCCCGCAAGCACGGGGCGTTTCCAACGCGTGAATTCGACGCCGGGACCGCCCTGTGACGTTGAGTTTGTAAGATAGGCATCACAGACCATGCGCATGATGAGGGAGGTGGTCTGCCATCCCGATGCCGCCAGCCCGCCGAGCACGCTCGCCTTGCCTGCTTCCTCATCAAGATGGAACGGCTGCGGATCGAACTCGCTGGCAAACTCGATGATTTCTTGCTTGTTGATCGTACGAGGACCGAAGGGAAGGGTCATTCCCGGCTCCATATCCTCATAAGCATATTTAGGCAGAGGCTTGCTCACCCTCGATCTCCTCCGAGTAGGCATAAAGAAAAGGCCGCCGGTTTTCGGCGGCCTGAACGTATCAGGTATTGAAGCGGAACAGCATCACATCGCCGTCATGGACGATGTATTCCTTGCCTTCGTCCCTTGCCTTGCCGGCTTCCTTCGCTCCGACTTCGCCATTGTATTTGACGTAGTCTTCATAGGCGATGGTCTGGGCGCGGATGAAGCCGCGCTCGAAATCGGTATGAATGACACCGGCAGCACCGGGAGCCTTGGTGCCGCGCCGGATTGTCCAGGCGCGGGTTTCCTTCGGTCCTGCGGTGAAATAGGTGATGAGGTCGAGAAGCTTGTAACCGGCGCGGATCAGGCGGTCGAGGCCCGGTTCCTCAAGGTCCATGCTTTCCAGATATTCCTTGGCTTCCTCATCGGGAAGCTGCGCAACTTCCGCTTCGATTGCAGCCGAAATGATGACCGTCTGGGCACCCTGTTCCTCGGCCATCTTGTCGACGGCAGCGCTATACTCGTTGCCCTTGGCCGCATCGCCTTCAGCGACGTTGCAGACATAAAGAACCGGCTTGGAGGTGAGAAGGTTCAGGCCCTTCAGCGTCAGCAGGTCTTCTGCGGCAATATCCTTCAGCATCAGGCGGACCGGCTGGCCGTTCTGAAGCAGTTCGAGTGCTGCTTCCATCACCGGCAGAATGGTGAGGGCTTCCTTGTCCTTGCCGGTAGCGCGCTTGCGGATCTGCACGATGCGGCGCTCGATGCTTTCGAGGTCCGACAGCATCAACTCCGTCTCAACCGTCTGGGCGTCCGATACCGGATCGATACGACCTTCGACATGGGTGATATCGTCATCCTCGAAGCAACGCAGCACATGCACGATGGCATCCACTTCGCGGATATTGGCGAGGAACTGGTTGCCGAGACCTTCACCCTTCGATGCGCCGCGCACGAGGCCGGCAATATCAACGAAGTTGATGCGGGTCGGGATGATTTCCTTCGAACCGGCAATCCGGGCGATATCGTTCTGGCGCGGATCGGGAACCGCCACTTCGCCCGTGTTCGGCTCAATGGTGCAGAACGGATAGTTTGCGGCCTGTGCGGCGGCCGTTTTGGTCAGCGCGTTGAAAAGCGTCGACTTGCCAACATTTGGCAGACCGACGATGCCGCATTTGAAACCCATGATCGTACCTATCAGACTAGAATTCTATTGTTGTGGCTATGCGTCATCGGACCGTGAAGCGTCAAGAGGCGGAGGCGTCGCGCCCTTGGGAACGGCTTACTTTTACGCATTCTCCCATGCAAAACCGCTTCGCACTTTTGCTGGAAATGCTTTAGTCCTTTTTGCCAAGCAGCTTTTTCAGCATTTCAGCCATCGGGCCGCTGGCAGGAATATTCGGCTTCTTCTGGTTCTGCCGCGCCTGGCGAATATGGCTCTGCGCCTTTGGTGGCGCCTTTTCCAGTTGTGCGGGATCGGCCTTGAAACCGCTGGGCCGTTGATTGCCGTCGCCCATGGCGAGCGCAATGCGGTTCATGAAGCTGTTGTCTTCGCCCTTGGCGGCAAGCAGGCCCACATTGTCGGCAATAGCGCCCAGGAGCGTATCCAGCCATTCATTGTCGGCCTTGGCGAAATCGCCGAGGACATAGTTATGCACGAGTTCCTTCGCACCCGGATGGCCGATGCCAAGCCGCATGCGGCGATAATTCTGGCCGCCGGGGAAGGCCTGCATATGCGCGTCGATGGATTTGATGCCGTTATGGCCGCCGGAGCCGCCGCCGGTCTTGATGCGCAGCTTGCCGGGAATGAGGTCGAGTTCGTCATAAATCACGACAAGATCGGCAGGTGTCAGCTTGTAGAAGCGCATGGCTTCGCCGATGGACTGACCCGAAAGGTTCATAAAAGTCTGCGGCTTGACCAGCAGCACTTTTTCGCCGTCGATCACACCGTCGGCAATCTCGGCCTGAAACTTCTTCTGCCAGTTGGAAAAGCGATGGCGGCGGAATATTTCATCCGCCGCCATGAAACCGATATTGTGCCGGTTATGCGCATATTTGGGGCCCGGATTGCCAAGACCTGCAATGAGCAGCATGGTTCAGAGCCCCTTCTGTAGCGCTTCCCGAAAAGTGGGAACCGGTTTTCGGATAAGAAGCGCGTTAGCGCTCCTGTGCGGAAAGCGATTATTCGCCGTCCTTGGCTTCTTCTTCTGCAGCGCCTTCCGAAGCAGCTTCTTCCGACTTCAGGCCGGCAGGAGCAGCAATCGTGGCGATGGTGAAGTCGCGATCCTGGATGGCAGCGGTCACGCCCTTCGGCAGCTTGATCGCCGAAATGTGGACGGAGTCGCCGATTTCGAGGCCGGTCAGGTCGAACTCGAGTGCTTCCGGAATTGCATTGGCCGGAACGATCAGTTCAACGTCGTGACGAACGATGTTGAGAACGCCGCCGCGCTTGATGCCCGGAGCTGCTTCTTCGTTCTTGAAGTGAACAGGAACATTCACGTGGACGACCGACTTCGCGGAAACGCGCAGGAAGTCGACATGCTGCGGGAAGTCACGGACCGGATCCAGCTGGTAGTCCTTCGGGAGGACCTGAATCTTCTTGCCGTCTACTTCGATCGTGGCAACAGTGGTCTTAAAGCCACCGCCATGAATCTTGTAGAAGATCTCCTTGTAGGAGACGGCGATTGCGAGGGGTTCCTGCTTGTCGCCATAGATGACTGCAGGAATCTGGCCGTTGCGACGCAGTTCGCGGGAGGACCCCTTACCAACCCGGGTACGCAGATCGGCCTTGAGCACGTAAGTCTCGCTCATGGCATTTCCTTTCGATGTTACTGGAGTGTCGCTCGCTGTATAGTCTGCGCATGATCTTGTCCGAAAACCGGTTTCCACTTTTCGGGATCATGCTTCAACAAACGACATGAAACAGCCCGTATTGTCTGTCACAAGGTGAAAGACCGGACCGCTCCATTCCGCGTTGCCTCCAAGGGTGTCTACGCGGATGGCGCTGGCTATAGACCATAGCGTGCGGCGGCGCAAGTTTTTTGGATTTGCCTTACACGGGAGGGCAACGGGCCATAGTTGAAAAAACGATCTCGATGGCCTATATTCGGATCGGTAGCTGAAGCGCGAACTCCAGCTACCGTGTTCTTAGCTAAAGAAATGTACCCGCACTGTGGCTTGCCAGCTGGTGCGGGTTTTCTTTATTCTAAGCGTGAATCTAATGGGTATTAACCACATAGAGTCCACCTCCGAATAGAGGGCAAAGCCTATGCCTAGGTCGGAGCGGCTCATCCTCCCCGACGCGCCCGCTGGCTGGACGCTTGCTGCTTTTGCCCCCTGTTTGGATAGCTATCAAAACTTCAGGTTGAAATCTACCGCCCGGCATCTGTGGGCATCTGTCTTAACGGGTGGCGATGACGACCGCAAAAGTGTTAAGCGAATGCCTGATCGACCGCAGGCTTGGCCGTGCGAGTCGTTTGTTCCTGCTATGTTGAAACAAGGAGGCGAGATGCAGGTCGGTATCGACATGGGTGCAGTTGCTGGAAGCGGTTCTGCCTCGGCAGCGGCGCTTGGCGGTGGCAAGCAGGCCATGCTTGATCTTGAGGAGCTTCTCGCCACGCGTCTGCTCGTGCAGGGCAATTCCGGCTCCGGCAAATCGCATCTTTTGCGCCGCCTTCTGGAACAGAGCGCGCAATGGGTGCAGCAGTGTATCGTCGATCCGGAAGGCGATTTCGTCACGCTGGCCGATCTTTATGGCCATGTCGTCGTTGATGCCGCCCGCACCGAAGCCGAACTGACCCGCATTGCCGGACGTATCCGCCAGCACCGTGTTTCGGTGGTGCTCAATCTGGAAGGGCTGGACGTCGAGCAGCAGATGCGCTCCGCTGCGGCTTTTCTTGGCGGTTTGTTCGATGCCGAGCGCGACTATTGGTATCCGATGCTCGTGGTTGTGGATGAGGCGCAGCTTTTTGCGCCTGCCGCCGCCGGTGAAGTGTCGGATGAAGCGCGCAAGCTTTCGCTCGGCGCGATGACCAATCTCATGTGTCGCGGACGAAAGCGCGGCCTTGCGGGGGTTATCGCTACGCAGCGACTGGCGAAGCTTGCCAAGAACGTTGCAGCTGAAGCTTCGAACTTCCTCATGGGGCGTACATTTCTCGATATCGACATGGCGCGCGCCGCTGATCTTCTGGGCATGGAGCGCAAGCAGGCGGAAATGTTCCGCGATCTGCAGCGCGGACATTTCGTGGCGCTTGGCCCCGCATTGTCGCGTCGTCCATTGCCGATCAAGATCGGCAAGGTGGAGACATCGGCGCGGTCTTCATCGCCGAAACTGATGCCACTTCCTGATGCGCCGGAAGATGCGCTCGACCTCATCTTCACGCCTGCGCCGCAGGAAATCCGTGCTGCCGTGCGCAGAGCGCCGCCGCCTCCACCGCCGCCATCGACGGCGGAGATTCTGGCGCAGGTAGCAAAGCCGAAGCCCGAAGCCGAACCGGCACAGGAACCTTTGTTCCCCGGCATGGTGGAAGCCGAACGGGATGAGCTCCTCGAAAAGGTCATGCGCGAGATCGTGGACGATCCGGAAGCGTCGTTCCGGTCCGTGGCCGTGCTTTATCAGGACTTTCTGGTGCGCTGTCGCATTCACCGCGTTCCGGGCGAACCGCTGGCTCTCCCTGCCTTCCGCCGCAGGCTGGCGGTGGCGCAGGCCAGCATTGAAAGCGATGTGGCCAGTGGCGAAACATGGCAGCAGGCGCTGTCCCTGTCGGAAAGCCTCACCGACGATGTGCAGGGCGTGTTCCTGATCGTTGCGCAGGCGGCTGTCACCGGCGCGCCTTGCCCGTCCGACGCAGCGCTGGCGCGCGCCTATGGCACGCACTCGTTCAGTCGTGCCCGGCGTCTGCTGACCTATTTTGAAGAACGCGGACTTCTGGTTGTGCGCAATGATTTCAAGGGAATGCGTATCGTCAATTTCCCCGATCTCGCCTGCGAAACGGCACCGGGCGACCCGAATGCGCCGGATGAGCTGGCGGAAGAAGGCGCTGCGGCTGAGTAAGCTGTGAAAACTGTCATGAACCTGTAATGATCCTCGCCGACAGCTGCACTACTGTTGCATTCTTCGTGATGCCGGGCTGCAAAGAGCAATTTGCCTGCGTTCCGGTGCTCACGTACCTTTAAGTACGCTCTGCTCCGGTACTCGAAAATCACTCTTTTCGCCACGGCCTGACGAATTTGCAACTGTAGTGCCAGGGATCATTCAGGATGACAGCGTGACACAGCCAATTCAGCAACCGGGCTACAAAGAACTCTTCGCGACATTCGGCAAGATCGGGCTTCTGTCGTTCGGCGGGCCGGCCGCGCAGATCG from Brucella anthropi ATCC 49188 includes the following:
- a CDS encoding adenine phosphoribosyltransferase is translated as MESGFKASLKDAIRTIPDYPKPGVQFRDVTTLMGDAQAFRRSVDELVYPYAGNKVDKVAGIEARGFILGGAIAHQLSAGFVPIRKKGKLPRDTVRIAYSLEYGIDEMEMHRDAIEKGERIILVDDLIATGGTAEAAAKLLLQMGAEIVAACFIIDLPDLGGRKKLEALGVPVRTLVAFEGD
- the pth gene encoding aminoacyl-tRNA hydrolase, which encodes MLLIAGLGNPGPKYAHNRHNIGFMAADEIFRRHRFSNWQKKFQAEIADGVIDGEKVLLVKPQTFMNLSGQSIGEAMRFYKLTPADLVVIYDELDLIPGKLRIKTGGGSGGHNGIKSIDAHMQAFPGGQNYRRMRLGIGHPGAKELVHNYVLGDFAKADNEWLDTLLGAIADNVGLLAAKGEDNSFMNRIALAMGDGNQRPSGFKADPAQLEKAPPKAQSHIRQARQNQKKPNIPASGPMAEMLKKLLGKKD
- a CDS encoding cytochrome b is translated as MSGGHSTYTPKTGIEKWVDERLPLPRLVYDSFVAYPTPRNLNYMYTFGGILSFMLISQILTGVVLAMHYAADTGIAFNSVEKIMRDVNSGWLLRYMHSNGASFFFIAVYLHIARGLYYGSYKAPRELLWILGVVIFLLMMATAFMGYVLPWGQMSFWGATVITGFFTAFPIIGEPIQQLLLGGFAVDNPTLNRFFSLHYLLPFMIAGVVILHVWALHVTGQTNPTGIEVKSKTDTLPFTPYATIKDAFGALVFFVFFAYFVFYMPNFLGHPDNYIPADSLKTPAHIVPEWYFLPFYAMLRAITFNIGPIDSKLGGVLTMFGSIAILFVVPWLDTSKVRSAVYRPWFKLFFWLFVINAIFLGWLGSRPAEGSYVFMAQLGTLYYFAFFIIIMPVIGLIETPKRLPNSITEAVLEKSGKAGVTPVEIPVETRG
- the ychF gene encoding redox-regulated ATPase YchF, which produces MGFKCGIVGLPNVGKSTLFNALTKTAAAQAANYPFCTIEPNTGEVAVPDPRQNDIARIAGSKEIIPTRINFVDIAGLVRGASKGEGLGNQFLANIREVDAIVHVLRCFEDDDITHVEGRIDPVSDAQTVETELMLSDLESIERRIVQIRKRATGKDKEALTILPVMEAALELLQNGQPVRLMLKDIAAEDLLTLKGLNLLTSKPVLYVCNVAEGDAAKGNEYSAAVDKMAEEQGAQTVIISAAIEAEVAQLPDEEAKEYLESMDLEEPGLDRLIRAGYKLLDLITYFTAGPKETRAWTIRRGTKAPGAAGVIHTDFERGFIRAQTIAYEDYVKYNGEVGAKEAGKARDEGKEYIVHDGDVMLFRFNT
- a CDS encoding MaoC family dehydratase — translated: MSKPLPKYAYEDMEPGMTLPFGPRTINKQEIIEFASEFDPQPFHLDEEAGKASVLGGLAASGWQTTSLIMRMVCDAYLTNSTSQGGPGVEFTRWKRPVLAGDTLNGVTTIKDKRISKSRPAIGLVTFHHELFNQRGESVCEMQHPCMMLRRDHDATAGGAS
- a CDS encoding ABC transporter ATP-binding protein, encoding MKAVYSLFERWVDPFREPDRLRPPSTTLGFLWHYARQAKWPLAVSLAVGGLLPLVEAGLFYFTGRLVDILDQAGKGGVERSWSALLQAAGPELLFMGITVLVIRLVVTAINTLLEDQTLSPGFYNMIRWQANSYVLRQSYAFFQNDFAGRIATKVWQAGQAAGDLIESLIQVVWFMAIYSITTLFLVGRLDWRLAVAVVLWIIAFGFIAWRYLPRIRKHAEASAEAGSMINGRIVDSYSNIQTIKLNTADDDERYLRDGFERYLGAILPFMRSLTGVRVSLTALSGLMIVTVAAIAIDLWTRNAITVGQVSFTLGLVLRLNMLLGRLMMQLNGMLRQLGLIENSMRLVSAPLGLEDRPGAKPLQVTKARIDVQDVTFHYGKAAGVLDNINLTVRGGERVGLVGHSGAGKSTLVNLILRLYDVEKGAILVDGQDIRDVTQTSLRRAVAVVSQETALLHRSLRDNIMLARDDATDDELLQAARQAEADGFIASLEDFQGRRSFDAFVGERGVKLSGGQRQRIAIARAILKDAPILILDEATSALDSEVEASIQENLKRLMDGKTVIAIAHRLSTIAALDRLVVMDQGRIVEEGTHDELIACGGIYAGLWARQSGGFIGRNGES
- the petA gene encoding ubiquinol-cytochrome c reductase iron-sulfur subunit, whose product is MSAHDTAEPTRRDFLYIATGMAGVVGVGGLAWPFIDQMRPDASTLAAASIEVDVSSLTEGASLTVKWRGKPVFIRNRSAKEIEDAKTTALGDLKDQNARNANLAADAQATDVARSAGEGKENWLVMIGVCTHLGCVPLGESGSFGGWFCPCHGSTYDTAGRIRSGPAPENMHIPQYAFASDTVIRIG
- a CDS encoding cytochrome c1, which gives rise to MKNILKNFAAFGIAPLVALGIALGGASAEEGGNAAEPEHFPIHHPKQEKWSFAGPFGTYDKGQLQRGLKVYKEVCSACHSMNLVAFRTLEGLGYSPEQVKAFAAEYEVQDGPNADGEMFTRKAIPTDHFPAPFPNANAAAAANNGAAPPDFSLIAKARGVERGFPTFIFDIFTQYAEAGPDYIHSLLTGYDEQPPAGMHIPEGTHFNPYFIAGKSLAMAKPLSDDQVTYDDGSPQTVDQYARDVSAFLMWAAEPHLEDRKRTGFRVIIFLILFAGLVYVAKRSIWSDVKH
- a CDS encoding MaoC family dehydratase, with product MSFLEENLGQNLAIGSYTFTAEEIIDFARKYDPQPFHLDSEAAKKSVFGGLCASGWHTTAVFMKLNVASIVKATKEALKRGETPPTFGPSPGFENLKWSKPVYAGDTITYKRLVHAIRPLASRPGWSMLTMTTSAHNQNGEEVLSFDNAAMVKLPPKADA